A DNA window from Brassica napus cultivar Da-Ae chromosome C1, Da-Ae, whole genome shotgun sequence contains the following coding sequences:
- the LOC106399212 gene encoding golgin subfamily A member 6-like protein 7: protein MGFSQAIRLNLSSYSSLSPCQTRVNQKQKTLVAFLTSCRKGKRRSSLTVKSVLNNTRPSFNDNGTAEEPSKILLDKLFARTQEQTNENSVYPPYSSLGGLESDLQAALMALLKREEDLQDAERKVLSEKKKLNRAKEGLEKRERVISEASLKHESLQEELKRANVELASQAREIEELKHKLRERDEELVAMQSSLTFKERELDRMRVEISIKTKEASVASFEFENKSLLLSQANEIVERQEGEIEALQRALKEKEEELEVSTAAKKLEQEKLRETEANLKKQTEEWLVAQEEVSKLQGETVKRLGEANETMEDFRRVKKLLTDVRFELISSREALLSSREQMGEKEVLLEKQLEELEEQRRSVLSYMQSLRDACGEVESERVKLRVAEAKNFALEREISIQKELIEELREELKKERSLLEQAMHDVSTIQDELDKRTKEFQFSQTLLQEKESSLVEAKLEIQHLKSEQASLELLLQEKDEELTVARNQLEEVNREVTELKMLMRTREDQLTQATELLKEKDVHLNRIEGELGSSKIQASEAEMVVGRIAELTSRLVQDQMQQQPLEKQPYGDYGMENKRLVMELNFTRENLRLKEMEVLAAQRALTLKDEEINVLMGRLEAKEREVKKLKEETVNDSEDLKMLYALAQERIEGRTMGDLAIEKLQLDAAQLEVEAATSALQKLAEMSTELLTQADMSVEADSDIVVVPENENSSADCIAEVKSEVGRLWSLTERLLENAGIVDGTTSTCINGL, encoded by the exons ATGGGTTTCTCTCAGGCTATTCGCCTGAATCTGTCTTCCTACTCGTCTCTCTCTCCCTGCCAG ACAAGAGTGAACCAGAAGCAGAAGACTCTTGTTGCGTTCCTCACCAGTTGTAGAAAGGGAAAGAGACGTTCTTCACTCACTGTTAAATCAGTTCTGAACAATACAAGACCAAGCTTCAACGACAATGGAACAGCCGAGGAGCCTTCAAAGATTCTTTTGGATAAACTATTCGCTCGGACACAGGAACAAACGAATGAGAACTCGGTGTATCCTCCTTACTCGAGCCTTGGGGGGCTTGAGTCTGACCTTCAAGCTGCGCTAATGGCTTTGTTGAAACGGGAAGAAGACTTGCAGGACGCAGAGAGGAAGGTTCTCTCCGAGAAGAAGAAACTAAACCGAGCAAAggaagggttggagaaacgggagagaGTAATCTCCGAAGCTTCCTTGAAGCACGAGAGTCTACAAGAGGAGCTGAAGCGTGCGAACGTGGAGTTAGCTTCACAGGCCAGAGAGATTGAAGAGTTAAAGCATAAGCTCAGGGAAAGAGACGAGGAGCTTGTCGCTATGCAGTCGTCATTGACTTTTAAGGAACGTGAGCTGGATCGAATGCGCGTTGAGATTTCAATCAAAACCAAGGAGGCTTCCGTGGCGAGTTTTGAGTTTGAGAACAAGTCACTGCTCTTGAGCCAAGCGAATGAGATTGTGGAGAGACAAGAGGGTGAGATAGAAGCGCTTCAGAGAGCACTCAAGGAGAAGGAAGAGGAGCTAGAGGTTTCTACAGCGGCGAAGAAGCTTGAGCAGGAGAAGCTTAGAGAAACAGAAGCTAACTTGAAGAAGCAGACGGAAGAGTGGTTAGTGGCTCAGGAGGAAGTGAGCAAGCTTCAGGGGGAGACAGTGAAGCGCTTAGGAGAAGCTAATGAAACCATGGAGGACTTTAGGAGAGTGAAGAAGCTTCTAACCGATGTGAGATTCGAGCTAATTTCTTCTCGGGAAGCTTTGTTATCTTCAAGAGAGCAGATGGGAGAAAAGGAAGTACTGTTGGAAAAACAGTTAGAGGAACTCGAGGAGCAGAGGAGAAGCGTGTTGTCGTATATGCAAAGCTTGAGAGATGCTTGCGGTGAAGTGGAGAGTGAGAGAGTAAAGCTCAGAGTCGCTGAGGCTAAGAACTTTGCACTCGAGCGAGAGATATCAATCCAAAAAGAACTGATTGAGGAGCTACGAGAGGAGTTGAAGAAAGAGAGATCTCTGTTGGAGCAAGCTATGCATGATGTCTCCACCATTCAAGACGAGCTTGACAAAAGAACTAAAGAGTTTCAATTCTCGCAGACTCTACTTCAGGAGAAAGAGTCAAGCTTGGTGGAGGCTAAACTAGAAATTCAGCATTTAAAGTCTGAACAAGCTTCTCTAGAGCTGTTACTTcaagagaaagatgaagagcTCACGGTAGCGAGGAATCAGTTAGAAGAAGTGAACCGGGAGGTTACAGAGCTGAAGATGCTTATGAGAACTAGAGAAGATCAGCTTACGCAGGCGACTGAGTTGCTGAAGGAGAAAGATGTCCACCTTAACAGAATCGAAGGCGAGTTAGGCAGTTCCAAGATTCAAGCCAGTGAAGCTGAGATGGTGGTGGGGAGAATCGCAGAGCTGACGAGCAGATTGGTTCAAGATCAGATGCAGCAACAACCACTTGAGAAACAGCCTTATGGTGATTACGGGATGGAGAACAAACGGCTAGTGATGGAGTTAAACTTCACCAGAGAGAATCTACGGTTGAAAGAAATGGAAGTTTTAGCTGCGCAGAGGGCTCTGACGTTGAAGGACGAAGAGATAAATGTACTCATGGGAAGACTAGAAGCCAAGGAGAGGGAAGTCAAGAAACTAAAAGAAGAAACGGTTAATGACAGTGAAGATTTGAAAATGCTATATGCATTGGCACAAGAGAGGATCGAGGGGAGAACGATGGGTGATCTAGCCATAGAGAAGCTTCAGCTTGACGCGGCTCAACTTGAAGTGGAAGCTGCGACGAGCGCGTTGCAGAAGCTTGCGGAGATGAGCACAGAGCTTTTAACTCAAGCTGACATGAGTGTGGAGGCAGATTCTGATATTGTTGTAGTGCCAGAGAACGAAAACAGTTCAGCCGATTGTATTGCCGAGGTGAAATCAGAAGTTGGGAGGCTCTGGTCGTTGACAGAGAGACTCCTAGAGAATGCAGGAATCGTTGATGGTACTACATCCACATGCATTAATGGATTATGA